CCTTTTCGGTCAGGCTCTTATATTTGGAAAAGTTTTTCTAATTTTTAGAATAATCTTGCAATTTAATTACAAGTATGTCAATATGTCGGATTGAATGAACCTGCTTTATTACTTCCGAAAGTCTATTAATATACAGCTTTTAACTCTATCAGCTCTTTCTATTGTTTTTACTGGGGGGCTGGTCGGGCTTTTGAGTTATTCTTTAGTTAAGGATATCATGGAAGATAAACTAATTAAAAAGGATCTTCCTGAAGTAGTAAGACTTAAGTCTGTCAAAATTGAAAATGAGTTAGAAAAAGCACTTAAGGTATCTCAATTTTTAGCTTCTGATCCTGAACTGATAACTTGGTTTTTGGGCAGAGAATCCAATACGAATTTAGAAAATTCAAATAAAGAAAAAATGCGTCATATGGCGAGATTGTTCGGATATGATAGAATATTTGCATCTAATCTTTCCACAAAAAATTATTATTACTATGAGAAAAATAATATTAGTTCTTCAGAAATTAAAATAGATAAAAAGAAAATCAACGAATCATCAGTAGAAGACGGGTGGTTCTTTCGATTTTGGAATTCACAAAATGATTTTGAAATTAATATTAATAAAGTAGATAATGAAAACACTTATGCCTATATAAATACGATCATTAAAAAGGAGACAAATAAAATCGGTATTGCCGGAGTAGGGGTTCGATTGACTGATTTTGTAAAAGATTTTTTTTCAGAAGATCAATACGAAGGTAAAACATGGTTAGTCGACAGAGAAACCATGAAAATTAAAATCAGTTCAAATTTTTTCGAAATAGATCAACCTTCTTCTAAAGTAATTGGGGGACAAGTTGAAATTTATATTAAAGGTTTAGATCAAAGGACGAAAATCGTTGTCTCAACAAATATCCAAGGAGAACAGACTTTTTTTGCTTTTTTACCTTTGTCGTTACACAATGCCGTTATAATATATTCCGTACCATATAAAATAATAATGGAACCTCTTAGTATTATACGAAACGTAACTATGGTCGCAACAGTAGTTACTGTTTTAGTTGCCTTTTTCGTATTTTTAATTTATTCTAGAAAAATTACCAATCCGATTTTGAGTTTAACACGAGTTGCAGAAAGAATTAGCGGGGGAGAGTTTCATTTACGTTATACTCTAAAGACAAGGAACGAAATAGGGCGATTAGCCGCATCTTTTAATAGTATGACGGAAAGCCTTGCTGAAAAAAATAGAATTCTATCTGAATACAGCCAAAATTTGCAAGAAAAAGTCTATGAGCAAACTTATGAGTTGGCGCGACAAAAGCGTGAATTAGAAATCAAAAATAAAAGTATGCAGAAAGAGTTAGAGATGGGGCAGAAAGTTCAAGGAATTTTTCTTCTTCCATTTTCGGGTAAAACAGACTGGTATGAGATATACGCTACTAGTTTTCCATCTAAAGAATTGGGTGGTGATTTTTTTCGAATCTATGAAACTGTAGATAATGAAGTATGGATGTTCATTGGAGATGTATCAGGGAAAGGTGTCGGTAGTTCTTTGATTATGACTGCGGCGGTTTCTTTATTGGATCAAATGCAAGGAATATCAAATTCTATAGATGTATTAGCAAAAGATTTTAACTCTCAGTTGTTTCATATGATGGGCGCAGGCAAATCTAGTCCTAGTTATTTTATTACGGCAGGTTGCGGATTTTTAAAACGAGAAGGAGAACAATATTTTATCTATACTGTAAATGCTGGTCATGAACCTCCTTTACTTTTTAGAGATGGAAACTTTTCTTTTTTACCTTCCGGTGGGAAAGCATTTGGTATTTTTGCGGATACTAATTATAAACTTTTTAAAACTGAATTAAAAAAAGGAGATATTTTACTCTATGTGACCGACGGGATTTTTGAACAAAGAAATGAAAAAGGAGATTTTTTTGAATTTAATAATATTGAAAATTCTATTAGAAAATATCAAGTAGAATCTATGGAAATTATTGCCTTGAAACTTCTAGAAGACCTCGACGGGTTTTCTACAAACGTATTACAGGAAGACGATAGAACTATTGTCGCTTTAAAAATTTTATAAATCTAAATTAACCTTCTAATTGTTTTAATAGGTTTACCATTTCATCATTTTTAAATGGTTTAACCATCCAAGCAGCAGCGCCTGCTTCTTCCCCTTTTTTCTTAATTGCATCGTTTGATTCGGTAGTTAGAATTACTATTTGCATATCCTTTCCGTTCGGATGGTTCAATGCAAGTGGGATTAGTTCGATTCCTGTTTTTCCAGGCATGTTCACGTCAAAAATTCCAAAGTCAAATTTTTGAGATTCTAATTTTTCTAGCGCATCATCAGCATTAACCGCTTTTGTGATATCGTAATCCTCTAAACTTAGAGCTGTCTCTATAATATTGAGAACCATAGGTGAATCGTCGACTATTAGAATCTTTTTCATAATTATTTCTACCTTAATCTATATAATTGGAAAACGCAACCATACGCATACATCTTTAATATGATTTTCTCTTCTTATGTTGTTATCTAATGTGTAAAAAGAAATACTTCCTCTATGTAGATCAACTATTTTATTTACAACAGTCAACCCTAACCCAAATCTAAATGTTTCTTGTAAAAATCTATCATCTACTACATTTTGGAGTCGGAAAAACGGTTCAAAAATTTTGTGCGCATTTTTGTCTGATATTCCAATTGTGCCATCAGAATTTTTGTAAGCAGGATTTAGAATTCGGATTCCTAAATCAGAATTCTCATCATGGGAAAATAATATGAAGATTGTATCTCCATCCTCAGAATATTTAATCGCATTTATTAAAAGTTCTTCAAAAATTAATTTAAGTTTTTCTATATTGCAGAGAATTGATTTATCTGCTAAATCTTTTGGGAAATCCCCTAAAATTATATTTTGATTTTTGATTTCACGTACGGGACGCATTCCTCTTACAAGATTTACGATTTCAACATAAAAGTCTTTTAATACAATAGTATCAGAATAATGTTCCTTCTCTGCTAGAATGGCTTGGGTTTTTGATAAACTATCACTTAATTTTAGTATTTCGTCATAGTTTTCTTTTAACAGAGTATATACCTTTTCATGGACTTGGTATGACTTTTTTTCTGCATCATGTTTCGACTTTGCGAATAAAATACTCAATGTACTGATGAGGGAGCCAAGTCCACTCCCGTGAAAAAAGCTAATATTGATTTGGTGTATTAGTTCGTTTGCGATTGATTCGACTTTCCGAGTGTCCAATTCTTTACGCCAATCAAAAACCTTTATCATCGATTCAAACACTTGTTTTTCGTTGGCCTTAAAGTCAGAAATTTTCGCCATCACCTTTCCATAGGTGACAGCTCTAGAGACTGTAAAATGAAATTTGTACCCATAAATTGGATAGGATACAATATCATAGATATTAAAATTTTCAATCATCTCAAGAAAATCTCTTCCATGTTCTCTATCTATCACGAGTATGATGAGTTGAAATGGGTAGGTGCCAAGTATATTTTCAATGATTTTCTGATTCTCTTCAAAGTTTGATAAAAAATCAAATACGAGTAAATAAATTTGATTTGATTGGAGATACTTATTTAGGTCTTCAAGATTATCAGTGGATACTAAAGTAAAACGTGCATCTATATAATTTTTTATTTGTTCTGAGAGTACGTTATTTTGTGTATAGAGTAGAATATTATCAGGCATAGGAACTCGAATAGTTTAAATAATGTTTTAAGCGGGGAACCATTTGGGATAAGTTTAATTGTTCCTCTACTCCGCCTATATCATAGGCAACTTTTGGCATCCCGTAAATTAGAGCTGATTGTTCACTTTCTCCGATTGTCTTTGCTCCTGCTTCTCTTAATGCCAGCATTCCCTTGGCGCCGTCCATTCCCATTCCGGTAAGAATAATTCCAATTGTTTCTTGTGCAAGTTTATTCTCAACGATAGAAGAAAATAAGACATCTACAGACGGTCTATGTCCATTCACTTTATCTGCTTTGGTTAGACCAACCGTGTGACTTACGCCATTTCTTTTATTTACAACTAAATGGAAGTCTCCAGGAGCTATATAGATTCGACCTCGCTGAATCAAATCCTGATTTTGTGCTTCCCTTACATCCAACCCAAAGTCTTTTGCTACTCCCTTTGCAAATGTAGATGTAAAACCAGGAGGCATATGTTGTGTTATTACTATACATGGGAAATCATTTGGAATATCTGATAGAATTTGGCGAATGGCCGTGACTCCTCCGGTAGAGGCACCTATTGCAATAAGATTGTGTTTTGTAGTTTCTTGGCTTCCTAATTTACGGGCATTTGAATCTTGTGGACGTAATTTTATTTTCCTAAGCCATTTTTCCATATTCACAGTAGAAGCGTTTTTGATTTTTTGGATTAATTCTGTTTGTGTATTTTCTAGGGAATTTGCTCCCCCGTCAGGTTTGGTTACAAAATCAATAGCACCATATCGCATTGCTAAGAATGCTTTTTCGGAGCCTTCCTCTGTAGTGCTACTGAACATTATGACGGGAATTGGATATTGCGGCATCAACTTTTGTAAAAATTCTACTCCGTTCATTCGGGGCATTTCTACATCTAATGTTAGAACGTCTGGATCTAAATCGGGTATTAGCTCACTTGCTTCAAAAGGATTAGATGCTTCTCCGACAACAATTATATCAGGGTCAGTGGAGAGCATTTTTTTAATTACACCCCGAACTACTCTTTGATCATCAACTATAAATACCTTAATTTTTTTGTTATCCATAAATTGTTTCGGAATCTTTATTATCCTTAAAGTAATTATTAATCGAGTAGCGAATGTCTAAAATCATTCCTATATTACCGCTTCCTAGAATTGTGCAACCAGAAAAACCTTTTGTTCCATGCAAATAATCAGGAATAGGTTTAATTACTACAGATTGATTGCCTATTATTTCATCGAATACAATTGCAAGTGAGTTTTGTTTATGTTCTACTATGATCAAGTAAGAAGAATTTTCATTAGTTAAATCTTTAGAATCATATGCTGAGTTTAATAAATGTTCAGTCGAGACTACTGGAATGAGTTGGTCTCTAAATCGAATTACTTGTTTATCTTGGTCGATGTAGTTGATTTTTGACTCTGCTAAATTTAAAGTTTCTTTTACATCGATTGTTGGGATAATATAGTGTACCTTGTTGTATTTGACTACCATTCCCTCAATGATTGCAATTGTTAACGGTAGTTTGAGGATAATCGACATACCCTTATCCTTTTGTGTTTTAATTTCCACATCTCCGTTAATTTTTACAATATTTCTATGAACAATATCCAATCCAACTCCGCGACCAGATATATCTGTGATTTTATCACTTGTGGAAAATCCCGGTTGTAAAATGAAATTCCACACTTTTTCATCTTTTAGATCATCACCTTCCCCTTCTTTCAATAATCCTTTAGATATGGCTTTGTTGATAATTTTTTCTCTATTTAAACCACGACCATCGTCTGTTACAATAATCCACACTTCATTTCCTGAATGAATCGCTTCAATTTTAATACTTGCAGTTTCTGGTTTATTTTTTTCGATTCTTTCTTGTTTGGTTTCTAATCCATGGTCCATACAATTTCGAATGATATGAACCATCGGATCGGTTAGAATTTCTAATGCATTTCTATCAATTTCTGTATCTTTCCCAGTTGTATTTAAAATGACTTTTTTTCCTGTTTTTTGAGACAAGTCACGAACTAATCTTTCCATTTTATTAAATAAGCCATCGAGGGTAATCATTCTTAGCTGCAGAGATACTTCTTGTAAGTTTCGGACAACTTTTCTTAGGTATGCTGACTGAGTAGAAAAATTAGGAAGATCAAGGTCCTGTATGTCGGGATTTTGTGTGACTAAAGATTCCGCGATTACTAGTTCTCCAATCATATCGAGTAGATAATCTAATTTTTCAGTTTCTATTCGAATGTCCTTTTTTACAGTTTGTCCACCGTTTGGGATACTAGTTACATCTTGTGGTGCGGGAGATTTTTTATCCGGAGTTATTGTCGTGGAGACTGGTGTAGGTTCTTTGGATTCTGCCTCGGCTTTCGGTTCCTCCGTTGGGGCTGAAAGTATTATTTTTTTCTTAAAAATTCCGAAGGACGCTACTTCTTTTTTTGGCTCTGCGATTTCTTGTTTTAATGTTTCTTTTATGTAAAATAGTTTAGGAATTAACGCATCCGCTTTTTCCTTAAATGGAGTATCTGTTTTGTGTGTTCCTAGACCAGAAAAAATTTCATAAAGTGTATCTCTTGCTTCAATGAATAACTGAATCATTTTTTGATCCAATAATGAATTATCGTTTCTTACAATTTCTAATAGGGATTCTGCAGAATGAGCTAAAGCCACGATCACATTTAAATTAAAAAATCCTGCATTTCCTTTTAATGTATGGAAATATCGAAACAAAGAATTTACTTTGTCGGGATCAACTTTTGATTCGGATAAATTGTTTTCGAGTTGGATTAAAATTGTTTCTGCTTTATCCAAAATTTCTTGTGAGTCAAGTACTAACTCTGTTAATTCGTTATCTCCTAACATATTATAAATTAAACCATTCCTTTAATATCTTTTTCTTGTATGAATTTCTGTAAGTTAATGAGGATTTTTAAAGTATCCCCAGATTTGCCAATAGCCTCAACAAACTTTTCCATATTCGTTTCTTCGAATCCGGGAGAAGGTTCAATTGCTTCTTTCGGGATTTTTAAAACTTCTTTCATTCCGTCTACAACTAGACCTGCACTTAGATTATTTATATTTATAATCAAAATACAAGTGAAGTCAGTGTATTCAATTGCGGGTAAACCGAAACGTAACCGCACATCAATGATTGGGATGATTTTTCCGCGTAGGTTGATAACCCCCTTAACGTAAGGGGGTAAATTCGGAATAAACGTAATCGGTTGAAAAGCAATGATTTCAATTAAATACCGAATCTCAATTCCATATTCTCTTCCATCAATAAAGAAAATGATGTAGAGGTTTTCCATTGTATCTTGTGACTTATCGGTTTGTTCTTCTTCAAATGTTGTAGTCATACAAGTATCCTTACTTTAAATCAATTCTTCTTTTTGTTGAAGTAAAATCTTTCTTTTTTTCTTCCTTAGATTTTCTAATAGAAAATCTTTTTACCATTGTTTGGAAGGCTTCGGCTTGGCTCGACAACTCAAGACTAGCCGCAGAACTTTCTTCTGCTGTTGCCGCTGCACTCATTGTCACTTGGGAAATTTGATTAATGCCGACTGTCGTTTCTACAACCGAAGAAGATTGTTCAATGGAGGCTTGGGCAATATCTTTAATAAGCTCTGTAACATCCACGACCCCTGAAGTCATTTTATTTAACTCTGCAGCCGTTCTTTCTGCGATGTCCATTCCAGAACGAACTGTTTTAATAGAGCCTTCAATCATCTTCGTTGTTTCCTTTGCCGCATTTGCACTACGAGATGCAAGGCTACGAACTTCTTCTGCAACAACGTTAAATCCTTTTCCATGTTGTCCTGCTCGTGCCGCTTCCACAGCAGCATTTAATGCGAGAATATTTGTCTGAAATGCAATTGCATCAATTTCTTTTATGATCTTGGCAATATTTTCAGAGGTTTCACTAATTTCTTCCATCGCTTTGAGCATACCTTTCATTTCCGTATTGCTTGCCACTGCTTGGTCTTTTAGACTCAATGCTTGGTTGCTTGCATTCTTCGCATTCTTCGCGTTATCCTTGGCTTTGAGTTCGATGACGGCTAACGTAGAAGTAATTTCTTCGACACTGCTTGCTTGTTCATTGGAACCTTGGGAGAGTGATTGACTAGAATCAGCTACTTGTCTTGAGCTAATATGAATTTGTTCCGACGCATCTATGATTTCTCCGATTAAGTCGTTGAAGGAATCGGTTATTAATATTAAAGCTTCTTTAATTTCTGCAAAATCTCCACTAAAATTTTTCTTCACTTCAACACTAAGGTCACCCGCAGACATAGCACTTAAAACTCTTGAAATTTCTTCGACGTATTCGTTTAGCGAATCAATACTTTCATTGTATGCTTTTCCCATTAATGCAATTTCGTCATTTCCTTGGATATGTACTTTCTTACTTAAATCCCCCTTGGAAAGTGCTAATACTGAATTTAAAATTTGTTCAATATTGCCTAAAATATTTTTAGAAACAAAAAAACCGAATAGGCTGGAAATGAATGTTGCTAATATTGTGCCTACAAATATAATCCAAATACCAGAATTCAATGTACTTTCATTTTCCAAACCTCTCTTCTTTAATAGGCTTTCTTCATCTCGTTTCATGGAATCTAAAATTGTACGGATATCATCCATAACGATTTTGCCTCTATCTGTCTTAATGACAGCCAACGCAGAATCAAAACCTTGGCTTTTACGAAGTTCTATTGTTTCAGCAAGTTCAGATAATTTTCCTGCAACTAAAGGTCTAAGTTTCCTTATCCTTTCCTGTTGATCGGAATTGTCGCTAGTTAGATTGGCTAGATGGTCAATGTTTTTATCTAATTCTATTCTTGCTGCTAAATAAGGGTCTTTGTATTTATCCTCCCCTGTAATGACATAACCCCTTTGTCCAGTTTCTGCATCTTTTAGAAGGGATAATGTTTGATCGATATCCATGATAACCTGATATGTATGGGTCACCCATTTGTTTGATTCTGCAAGTGATTTCATATTATAATAAGTGATTGATTCTATTATTACAAATATAATGATTCCGATACCGAAGCTACTATTGATTTTAGTTCTAATTTTAAAGTCCATATTTTTCTCCAAGAAAAAATCTTATTATCTGATTTACTGGTGCGCTACTGGAACTGTTTAAAAGCAAAGATTTTTGAGGAAAAAAACGCCAATAAACCCGCACTCCGTGGCTAAATAAGTCAGCAAAAAACTTTCCAATACTTTTACAGTTGCTTCTTTAATCATCGTCTTCTTTTATCTTACTCAATAATTTTCAATTTGAAATCATTTAACTTTATACTTTCATAAATTAAATAATATTTTTGCCATTTTCAATTAAATTAAACATTAAATTTTTTCAATAGTTAATAATGATTATATTTTTAACTATTGAAAGGTAAAGTTTAAGGAAAATAATTAATAACTCACCTTACGCGCAAGCGCGTTGAGGTGAGAGCTAGAGGCAATCGGCGACACTTCGACGATCGCTCAGTGCATCGCTTGGGCTGCCGCCCAAACCTGCTTATTCATTAGCTTTATCTAATATTCTTAAATTAGACCTCATTTTCGTAAAATTCCTATTTTGCGTAAGGTCAATTAATACCTCAAGGTGATGTTATATTTTTTAAATCTTTTTCGTGAATAAATTTTTCCATATTGATAATAATTTTTAAAGTTTCTTCAGATTTGCCAATAGCCTCAACAAATCTTTCCATATCAGATTCTTCGAATCCTGGGGAAGGTTCAATAAACTCTTTTGGTATTTTTAAAACTTCTTTTACCCCGTCTACAACAAGACCTGCACTAAGATTATTGATATTCATAATCAAAATACAAGTGAAGTCAGTGTATTCAATTGCAGGTAAACCCAAACGTAACCGCACATCAATGATTGGGATGATTTTCCGCGTAGGTTGATAACCCCCTTAACGTAAGGGGGTAAATTCGGAATAAACGTAATCGGTTGAAATGCAATGATTTCAATTAAATACCGAATCTCAATTCCATATTCTCTTCCATCAATAAAGAAAATGATGTAGAGATTTTCCATTGTATCTTGTGATTCTTCTGTTGTTTCATCAAGTATTTCAGTTGTCATATGAATCTCCTACTTTAGATCAATTTTCTTTTTGGAAGCAGAGGAATTTCCACTTCTATTGTCTTTCGATTTTTTGATATTGAATCGTTTGACCATACTTTGGAAAGCTTCCGCTTGACTAGATAACTCTAAACTAGCAGCAGAACTTTCTTCGGCAGTAGCGGCAGCACTCATTGTGACTTGCGAGATTTGATTGATACCAGTTGTTGTCTCTACGACAGAGGAAGATTGTTCAATGGAAGCAGAAGCAATGTCTTTTACAAGTTCTGTAACATCCACAACACCCGCAGTCATTTTGTTTAACTCGTTTGCAGTTCTTCCCGCGATGTCCATACCAGACCGAACGGTTTTGATAGAACCTTCAATCATCTTAGCTGTTTCTTTTGCGGCATTTGCACTACGAGAAGCGAGGTTACGAACTTCTTCTGCAACAACGTTAAATCCTTTTCCATGTTGTCCGGCTCTAGCAGCTTCTACTGCGGCGTTTAACGCAAGAATGTTAGTTTGGAAAGCAATTGCATCAATTTCTTTAATGATCTTTGCGATGTTTTCGGAAGTTTCACTGATTTCTTCCATAGCTTTTAACATACCTTTCATTTCGTTGTTACTAGCGACAGCTTGATCTTTGACTCCCAAAGCTTGTTCACTTGCATTCTTCGCATTCTTGGCGTTATCCTTAGCTTTGAGTTCGATGACGGCTAACGTAGAAGTAATTTCTTCTACACTGCTTGCTTGTTCATTAGAACCTTGTGATAGGGATTGACTAGAATCAGCGACTTGTCTAGAGCTAATGAGGATTTGATCGGAAGCGTTGATGATTTCTCCGATTAAGTCGTTGAAAGAATCTACAATTAGAATTAACGCTCTTTTGATTTCAGCAAAATCTCCACTGAAATCTTTTGTAATTTCAATCGATAAATCACCTGCGGACATAGCCGAAAGAACTCTAGAGATTTCACCAACGTAATCATTTAGGCTAACCAAACTTGAGTTCAGAGCATTTTTGATATTTGCATGATCTCCTTTGTAATCGCCTGTAACTCTTACTTTAAGATTACCTTTGGCTAATTCTTGTAACACGCTAGCAGCTTCTTGGACCGGCAGAATAACAGCGTCTAATGTACTATTGACCCCTTCTACAACTTTGCGGAAGTCTCCTTCGTGTTTCATAGCATCTGCACGAGTGGAAAGTTTACCGTCGATAGCGGCTTTAGAAAGCATTCCAGCGTCGGCAACGAGAAGGTTAACGTTTTCGATACAACGATTGAGGTTGTCTTTGATTGTGTTGAAGTCACCGTTGTAGTTTTGGGAGATTTTAGTAGGGATAGCACCGTGTGAGATTTTATCTACATAATCCGCCGCAACGTTCAGAGGTCCGATGACAGCGTCTAGTGTTTTGTTAACCCCTTCTACAATTTTACGATAGTCGCCTTGGTGTTTGGTAGCATCTGCACGAGTAGAAAGTTTTCCTTCAACAGCGGCAACGGATAACATATTAGCATCAGTGACAAGAGCATTTACGTTATCAATAGCATTGTTCAGATTGTTTTTGATAACATTAAAATCGCCTTTGTAAGTGTCGGTGATTTTTAAAGGGATAGCGCCACGAGATATTTTGTCTACATAATCCGCCGCTACGTTCAGAGGTCCGATTACAGCGTCTAAAGTATTGTTAACGCCTTCTACAATTTTACGATAGTCGCCTTGGTGTTTAGTAGCATCGGCACGGGTAGCGAGTTTTCCTTCAACAGCAGCAACGGATAACATATTAGCATCAGCGACAAGAGCATTTACATTGTCAATAGCGTTGTTAAGATTGTTTTTGATAACATTAAAATCCCCGTTGTAATTGTCGGTGATTTTGGCTGGGATAGCCCCGCGTGAGATTTTGTCTACATAATCCGCGGCAACATTCAGAGGGCCAATTACAGCGTCTAACGTTTTGTTGACTCCTTCTACGATATTTCGCATATCACCTTTGTATTTAGTTCCATCTGCTCTTGTGGAAAGTTTTCCTTCTAAAGCGGCACGAGACAACATGGTTGCGTCTGCCAACATAGACTTCATACTGATCATCATTCCTTGGAAGTTTTTAGCAAAATTCCCTAGTTCATCCTCGCCATGCACTTCGATTTTAGCATTAAAATTTCCCTCTTGTCCTATTTCAAATACTGATTTATCTAAACTGAGGATAGGATTGATTATAGAGCGTATTAGGACGAATCCGACAAATCCTAACAAAAGTAGGGAGAGGATTGATACAATGGAAATATTTCGAGTAACGGTAGAAATAAGATCGAGTGCACCTCTTGATTCTTCTTGTGAGATTTTTATTTGGTAATCTTGGAGTTTGTCTAATAATGCGATGTATTTTAGCTGAATTGGTCTAAATTCTGAAATGAGTAAATTGTAAGCCTCTTCTTTATTGTCTTTTTCTATTACAGATATGAATTTATCTTGCGTTTTAATGAATTCACTTCTAACAATATTGATGTCTGACAATATTTCAATTGCTTTGGGATTTTTAATGAGTGGTTTTAAATAGTCTAACTTTTGTCCTATTATTTCTCGTGCTCTTAGAATTTCATTTTTTTCTTCATTAACTTGTGCAGT
This sequence is a window from Leptospiraceae bacterium. Protein-coding genes within it:
- a CDS encoding response regulator, whose product is MKKILIVDDSPMVLNIIETALSLEDYDITKAVNADDALEKLESQKFDFGIFDVNMPGKTGIELIPLALNHPNGKDMQIVILTTESNDAIKKKGEEAGAAAWMVKPFKNDEMVNLLKQLEG
- a CDS encoding CHASE3 domain-containing protein, translating into MDFKIRTKINSSFGIGIIIFVIIESITYYNMKSLAESNKWVTHTYQVIMDIDQTLSLLKDAETGQRGYVITGEDKYKDPYLAARIELDKNIDHLANLTSDNSDQQERIRKLRPLVAGKLSELAETIELRKSQGFDSALAVIKTDRGKIVMDDIRTILDSMKRDEESLLKKRGLENESTLNSGIWIIFVGTILATFISSLFGFFVSKNILGNIEQILNSVLALSKGDLSKKVHIQGNDEIALMGKAYNESIDSLNEYVEEISRVLSAMSAGDLSVEVKKNFSGDFAEIKEALILITDSFNDLIGEIIDASEQIHISSRQVADSSQSLSQGSNEQASSVEEITSTLAVIELKAKDNAKNAKNASNQALSLKDQAVASNTEMKGMLKAMEEISETSENIAKIIKEIDAIAFQTNILALNAAVEAARAGQHGKGFNVVAEEVRSLASRSANAAKETTKMIEGSIKTVRSGMDIAERTAAELNKMTSGVVDVTELIKDIAQASIEQSSSVVETTVGINQISQVTMSAAATAEESSAASLELSSQAEAFQTMVKRFSIRKSKEEKKKDFTSTKRRIDLK
- a CDS encoding SpoIIE family protein phosphatase codes for the protein MNLLYYFRKSINIQLLTLSALSIVFTGGLVGLLSYSLVKDIMEDKLIKKDLPEVVRLKSVKIENELEKALKVSQFLASDPELITWFLGRESNTNLENSNKEKMRHMARLFGYDRIFASNLSTKNYYYYEKNNISSSEIKIDKKKINESSVEDGWFFRFWNSQNDFEININKVDNENTYAYINTIIKKETNKIGIAGVGVRLTDFVKDFFSEDQYEGKTWLVDRETMKIKISSNFFEIDQPSSKVIGGQVEIYIKGLDQRTKIVVSTNIQGEQTFFAFLPLSLHNAVIIYSVPYKIIMEPLSIIRNVTMVATVVTVLVAFFVFLIYSRKITNPILSLTRVAERISGGEFHLRYTLKTRNEIGRLAASFNSMTESLAEKNRILSEYSQNLQEKVYEQTYELARQKRELEIKNKSMQKELEMGQKVQGIFLLPFSGKTDWYEIYATSFPSKELGGDFFRIYETVDNEVWMFIGDVSGKGVGSSLIMTAAVSLLDQMQGISNSIDVLAKDFNSQLFHMMGAGKSSPSYFITAGCGFLKREGEQYFIYTVNAGHEPPLLFRDGNFSFLPSGGKAFGIFADTNYKLFKTELKKGDILLYVTDGIFEQRNEKGDFFEFNNIENSIRKYQVESMEIIALKLLEDLDGFSTNVLQEDDRTIVALKIL
- a CDS encoding chemotaxis protein CheW produces the protein MRLRLGLPAIEYTDFTCILIMNINNLSAGLVVDGVKEVLKIPKEFIEPSPGFEESDMERFVEAIGKSEETLKIIINMEKFIHEKDLKNITSP
- a CDS encoding sensor histidine kinase, with the translated sequence MPDNILLYTQNNVLSEQIKNYIDARFTLVSTDNLEDLNKYLQSNQIYLLVFDFLSNFEENQKIIENILGTYPFQLIILVIDREHGRDFLEMIENFNIYDIVSYPIYGYKFHFTVSRAVTYGKVMAKISDFKANEKQVFESMIKVFDWRKELDTRKVESIANELIHQINISFFHGSGLGSLISTLSILFAKSKHDAEKKSYQVHEKVYTLLKENYDEILKLSDSLSKTQAILAEKEHYSDTIVLKDFYVEIVNLVRGMRPVREIKNQNIILGDFPKDLADKSILCNIEKLKLIFEELLINAIKYSEDGDTIFILFSHDENSDLGIRILNPAYKNSDGTIGISDKNAHKIFEPFFRLQNVVDDRFLQETFRFGLGLTVVNKIVDLHRGSISFYTLDNNIRRENHIKDVCVWLRFPII
- a CDS encoding chemotaxis protein CheW, which translates into the protein MTTEILDETTEESQDTMENLYIIFFIDGREYGIEIRYLIEIIAFQPITFIPNLPPYVKGVINLRGKSSQSLMCGYVWVYLQLNTLTSLVF
- a CDS encoding chemotaxis response regulator protein-glutamate methylesterase, with product MDNKKIKVFIVDDQRVVRGVIKKMLSTDPDIIVVGEASNPFEASELIPDLDPDVLTLDVEMPRMNGVEFLQKLMPQYPIPVIMFSSTTEEGSEKAFLAMRYGAIDFVTKPDGGANSLENTQTELIQKIKNASTVNMEKWLRKIKLRPQDSNARKLGSQETTKHNLIAIGASTGGVTAIRQILSDIPNDFPCIVITQHMPPGFTSTFAKGVAKDFGLDVREAQNQDLIQRGRIYIAPGDFHLVVNKRNGVSHTVGLTKADKVNGHRPSVDVLFSSIVENKLAQETIGIILTGMGMDGAKGMLALREAGAKTIGESEQSALIYGMPKVAYDIGGVEEQLNLSQMVPRLKHYLNYSSSYA
- a CDS encoding purine-binding chemotaxis protein CheW, whose translation is MTTTFEEEQTDKSQDTMENLYIIFFIDGREYGIEIRYLIEIIAFQPITFIPNLPPYVKGVINLRGKIIPIIDVRLRFGLPAIEYTDFTCILIININNLSAGLVVDGMKEVLKIPKEAIEPSPGFEETNMEKFVEAIGKSGDTLKILINLQKFIQEKDIKGMV
- a CDS encoding chemotaxis protein CheA, producing the protein MLGDNELTELVLDSQEILDKAETILIQLENNLSESKVDPDKVNSLFRYFHTLKGNAGFFNLNVIVALAHSAESLLEIVRNDNSLLDQKMIQLFIEARDTLYEIFSGLGTHKTDTPFKEKADALIPKLFYIKETLKQEIAEPKKEVASFGIFKKKIILSAPTEEPKAEAESKEPTPVSTTITPDKKSPAPQDVTSIPNGGQTVKKDIRIETEKLDYLLDMIGELVIAESLVTQNPDIQDLDLPNFSTQSAYLRKVVRNLQEVSLQLRMITLDGLFNKMERLVRDLSQKTGKKVILNTTGKDTEIDRNALEILTDPMVHIIRNCMDHGLETKQERIEKNKPETASIKIEAIHSGNEVWIIVTDDGRGLNREKIINKAISKGLLKEGEGDDLKDEKVWNFILQPGFSTSDKITDISGRGVGLDIVHRNIVKINGDVEIKTQKDKGMSIILKLPLTIAIIEGMVVKYNKVHYIIPTIDVKETLNLAESKINYIDQDKQVIRFRDQLIPVVSTEHLLNSAYDSKDLTNENSSYLIIVEHKQNSLAIVFDEIIGNQSVVIKPIPDYLHGTKGFSGCTILGSGNIGMILDIRYSINNYFKDNKDSETIYG